From the Micromonospora lupini genome, one window contains:
- a CDS encoding family 43 glycosylhydrolase, whose translation MHPTPPPRTKNRLRRGIAWLVSVLLISTLAPATAAHADNPIVQHIYTADPAPLVHDGRVYLYTGHDEDGSTYFTMKDWRVWSSADMVNWTDHGSPLSLNTFSWASANAWAGQVVARNGKFYWYVPVTARATNSMAIGVAVADSPTGPFRDAIGRPLVGNGEIDPTVFIDDDGQAYLYWGNPNLWYVRLNADMISYSGSATKIPLTTAGFGTRTGNASRPTLYEEGPWVYKRNGIYYNVFAAECCSEFIGYSTATGPTGPWTYRGTVMPRQGASFTNHPGVIDFNGGSYLFYHNGALPGGSGYTRSVAVEKFTYNTNGTIPTITMTTTGAPQIGTLNPYGRQEAETIAWGSGIETEPASEGGMNVGWIENGDYIKVKGVGFGTGATSFSARVASATSGGTIELRLGSPTGTRVGSCAVPGTGGWQTWQTVSCPVSGASGTQDLYLRFTGGSGNLFNLNWWQFQAGGTTTPTPTPTATSTPTPTPTPTPTPTPTPTPTSTPTPTPTVPGGQSCAVTNTVVNTWQGGFEGRLTVTNSGASALSGWRVTFTLPSGQTVSQVWNGALTQTGTQVTVANAAYNGQLAPGTSTTAGYLSTSATSSPPTITPTCSPA comes from the coding sequence ATGCACCCCACACCGCCACCACGGACGAAGAACCGGCTCCGACGCGGCATCGCCTGGCTCGTGAGCGTGCTGCTCATCTCGACGCTGGCGCCGGCCACGGCCGCCCACGCGGACAACCCAATCGTTCAGCACATCTACACCGCCGACCCGGCTCCGCTAGTGCACGACGGACGGGTCTACCTCTACACCGGCCACGACGAGGACGGCTCGACGTACTTCACCATGAAGGACTGGCGGGTGTGGTCGTCGGCCGACATGGTCAACTGGACCGACCACGGCTCACCCCTGAGCCTCAACACCTTCAGCTGGGCGAGCGCCAACGCGTGGGCCGGCCAGGTCGTCGCCCGCAACGGCAAGTTCTACTGGTACGTGCCGGTGACCGCCCGGGCGACCAACTCGATGGCCATCGGCGTCGCGGTCGCCGACAGCCCGACCGGGCCGTTCCGGGACGCCATCGGCCGCCCGCTCGTGGGCAACGGAGAGATCGACCCCACCGTCTTCATCGACGACGACGGCCAGGCGTACCTGTACTGGGGCAACCCGAACCTGTGGTACGTCCGGCTGAACGCGGACATGATCTCCTACAGCGGCAGCGCCACCAAGATTCCGCTCACCACCGCCGGGTTCGGCACCCGGACGGGGAACGCGAGCCGGCCGACCCTCTACGAAGAGGGCCCGTGGGTCTACAAGCGCAACGGCATCTACTACAACGTGTTCGCGGCGGAGTGCTGCTCCGAGTTCATCGGTTACTCGACCGCGACCGGCCCGACCGGACCCTGGACCTACCGAGGGACTGTCATGCCCCGCCAGGGTGCCAGCTTCACCAACCACCCCGGAGTCATCGACTTCAACGGCGGCTCGTACCTCTTCTACCACAACGGAGCGTTGCCCGGCGGCAGCGGCTACACCCGTTCGGTGGCCGTGGAGAAGTTCACCTACAACACCAACGGCACCATCCCGACGATCACCATGACCACGACGGGCGCCCCCCAGATCGGCACCCTGAACCCGTACGGGCGGCAGGAGGCCGAGACCATCGCCTGGGGCTCCGGCATCGAGACCGAGCCGGCCAGCGAGGGCGGGATGAACGTCGGGTGGATCGAGAACGGGGACTACATCAAGGTCAAGGGCGTGGGCTTCGGTACGGGCGCGACGTCCTTCTCGGCCCGGGTCGCGTCGGCCACGTCCGGTGGCACGATCGAACTGCGCCTCGGTAGCCCCACCGGCACGAGGGTGGGCAGTTGCGCGGTGCCGGGCACCGGCGGGTGGCAGACCTGGCAGACCGTCTCCTGCCCGGTCAGCGGCGCGTCCGGGACCCAGGACCTGTACCTGCGCTTCACCGGCGGCAGCGGCAACCTGTTCAACCTCAACTGGTGGCAGTTCCAGGCCGGCGGCACCACGACGCCCACGCCGACCCCCACCGCGACCTCGACGCCCACCCCGACGCCGACGCCGACCCCGACGCCCACCCCGACGCCCACTCCGACGTCCACCCCCACCCCGACGCCGACCGTCCCGGGTGGGCAGTCCTGTGCGGTGACCAACACAGTTGTCAACACGTGGCAGGGCGGATTCGAGGGGCGGCTGACGGTCACCAACTCCGGGGCCTCGGCGCTGAGCGGGTGGCGGGTCACCTTCACCCTCCCCAGCGGCCAGACGGTGTCGCAGGTCTGGAACGGCGCCCTCACCCAGACGGGCACCCAGGTGACCGTCGCGAACGCCGCCTACAACGGGCAGCTCGCGCCGGGAACGTCGACCACCGCGGGCTACCTGAGCACGAGCGCCACCAGCAGTCCTCCGACCATCACCCCGACCTGCTCCCCCGCCTGA
- a CDS encoding SDR family NAD(P)-dependent oxidoreductase gives MSALFDLTGRTALVTGARRGIGLAMAEALAVAGADVIGVSAQMESEGSEVQRRVEAAGRRFTGIRTDLGDRAAVYRLAEEAAAVAPVDILVNNGGTIARAPAAEHPDEMWDRVLQVNLSSQFVLSREIGRRMLDRGRGKIIFTASLLSFQGGINVASYTAAKSGLAGLTRALSNEWAGRGVNVNAIAPGYIATDNTQALRDDAARNDAILGRIPAGRWGRADDLAGATVFLAAAASDYVHGTVLPVDGGWLGR, from the coding sequence ATGAGCGCCCTGTTCGACCTGACGGGACGTACGGCGTTGGTGACCGGCGCCCGGCGCGGGATCGGCCTGGCGATGGCGGAGGCCCTGGCCGTGGCCGGCGCGGACGTCATCGGGGTGTCGGCACAGATGGAGTCCGAGGGCAGCGAGGTGCAGCGGCGGGTCGAGGCGGCCGGTCGCCGGTTCACAGGCATCCGCACGGACCTGGGTGACCGGGCCGCGGTCTACCGGTTGGCCGAGGAGGCCGCGGCGGTGGCGCCGGTGGACATCCTCGTGAACAACGGTGGCACGATCGCCAGGGCGCCTGCCGCCGAGCACCCGGACGAGATGTGGGACCGGGTGTTGCAGGTGAACCTGTCCAGCCAGTTCGTGTTGAGCCGGGAGATCGGTCGGCGGATGCTCGACCGCGGCCGGGGCAAGATCATCTTTACCGCCTCGCTGCTGAGCTTCCAGGGCGGCATCAACGTCGCCAGCTACACCGCGGCGAAGTCGGGCCTCGCCGGGCTGACCAGAGCCCTGTCCAACGAGTGGGCCGGTCGCGGGGTGAACGTCAACGCGATCGCGCCCGGGTACATCGCCACCGACAACACCCAGGCGCTCCGTGACGACGCCGCGCGCAACGACGCGATCCTGGGCCGGATCCCGGCCGGCCGCTGGGGACGCGCCGACGACCTGGCCGGCGCCACCGTGTTCCTGGCCGCCGCGGCCTCGGACTACGTGCACGGCACCGTCCTGCCCGTCGACGGCGGCTGGTTGGGCCGATGA
- a CDS encoding FadR/GntR family transcriptional regulator translates to MTTSNQSTVNGTAAPTWARRPTNLAQAITAELVTRIVRGVHPSGTPLPPEPVLCETFSVSRTVIREAVKILQEKGLVQVRQGSGTLVTSPSAWDMLDELVLAATIAVDDTLAILDDLVVTRRVLESDMANVAARLADEETIDRLRAQVDRMDELVDDHVTYHEHDRAFHDTVMQASGNRIARGVVRSLESQVVNTARYMGKTERALCVASNQGHRRIFERIAAHDPDGAAQAMFTHITEAWLVRRSGPGSPTRLQR, encoded by the coding sequence GTGACGACATCGAACCAGTCGACCGTCAACGGCACGGCGGCACCGACCTGGGCCCGTCGCCCGACAAACCTGGCTCAAGCGATCACCGCCGAGCTGGTGACCCGGATCGTGCGGGGAGTGCACCCCTCGGGCACCCCGCTACCCCCCGAGCCGGTGCTCTGCGAGACCTTCTCGGTGAGCCGGACGGTCATCCGGGAAGCGGTGAAGATCCTCCAGGAGAAGGGGCTCGTGCAGGTCCGCCAGGGCAGTGGCACGCTTGTCACCTCGCCCTCGGCGTGGGACATGCTCGACGAGCTCGTCCTCGCGGCGACCATCGCCGTGGACGACACCCTGGCGATCCTCGACGATCTGGTGGTCACCCGACGGGTGCTGGAGTCCGACATGGCCAACGTGGCCGCCCGACTCGCCGATGAGGAGACCATCGATCGGCTGCGTGCCCAGGTGGACCGGATGGACGAGCTGGTGGACGACCACGTCACCTACCACGAGCACGACCGCGCCTTCCACGACACGGTGATGCAGGCGTCCGGCAACCGCATCGCCCGGGGTGTCGTCCGGTCCCTGGAGAGCCAGGTCGTCAACACGGCGCGATACATGGGCAAGACCGAACGGGCCCTGTGCGTGGCGTCGAACCAGGGGCACCGACGCATCTTCGAGCGCATCGCCGCCCACGACCCCGACGGCGCGGCACAGGCGATGTTCACGCACATCACCGAGGCGTGGCTCGTCCGGCGCAGCGGGCCGGGCAGCCCGACGCGGCTGCAGCGCTGA
- a CDS encoding ABC transporter substrate-binding protein → MKQRAVWAAVLVAGLALTGCGSATGSGSSSGGSDKKLVVWDWKSGEASSAQYVEKAKADFAKKHKDVEVEFVAQPFDQYYTLLGAAIQSGKGPDVILFNGGGQIRDRVDSLQPLDEYVGEDRQRLAGWEAFAKGGKTYAAPVTLQGHPIYYNKALYERAGLDPAKPATTWQEFVANCATITQKTGAKCFAQGNKEGIGIQFFLSAMASGVLTPQEYDNWIAGKRDWNSPNVKKIFELWKETGTAKLNNDGANSTAMFNDAFAVFQSGKAAHIIGLMSDIGHWKDFNEFITPEKLGVMMAPTVTSGATPSLPYDGGIGYAVAKWTKDPKVAADLVRSLTSTDALKAFYANAGAITADTTIDVSQSGPAVTTIVGALKTGKPAPHVALSSKALDLMGRLSQQLLSGSISVDDVVKQMAAADTAG, encoded by the coding sequence ATGAAGCAACGAGCAGTGTGGGCCGCGGTCCTCGTTGCCGGGCTGGCCCTGACCGGCTGTGGAAGCGCGACAGGTTCGGGTTCATCGTCCGGAGGCTCGGACAAGAAGCTGGTCGTCTGGGACTGGAAGTCCGGCGAGGCCAGCTCCGCGCAGTACGTGGAGAAGGCCAAGGCCGACTTCGCCAAGAAGCATAAGGACGTCGAGGTCGAATTTGTGGCCCAGCCGTTCGACCAGTACTACACGTTGCTTGGTGCGGCCATCCAGTCGGGCAAGGGTCCGGACGTCATCCTGTTCAACGGTGGTGGCCAGATCCGCGACCGGGTGGACTCGCTCCAGCCGCTCGACGAGTACGTGGGCGAGGACCGGCAGCGGCTGGCCGGCTGGGAGGCGTTCGCCAAGGGCGGCAAGACCTACGCCGCTCCGGTGACCCTGCAGGGCCACCCGATCTACTACAACAAGGCGCTCTACGAGCGGGCCGGCCTCGACCCGGCGAAGCCGGCCACGACGTGGCAGGAGTTCGTCGCCAACTGCGCCACCATCACCCAGAAGACAGGTGCCAAGTGCTTCGCCCAGGGCAACAAGGAGGGCATCGGCATCCAGTTCTTCCTGTCGGCCATGGCGTCGGGAGTCCTCACCCCGCAGGAGTACGACAACTGGATCGCCGGCAAGCGCGACTGGAACTCGCCGAACGTGAAGAAGATCTTCGAGCTGTGGAAGGAGACCGGCACCGCGAAGCTGAACAACGACGGGGCCAACTCCACCGCGATGTTCAACGACGCCTTCGCCGTCTTCCAGTCCGGTAAGGCCGCCCACATCATCGGTCTGATGTCGGACATCGGGCACTGGAAGGACTTCAACGAGTTCATCACGCCGGAGAAGCTCGGCGTGATGATGGCCCCGACGGTGACCAGCGGCGCCACCCCGAGCCTGCCGTACGACGGTGGTATCGGTTACGCGGTCGCCAAGTGGACCAAGGACCCGAAGGTGGCCGCCGACCTGGTGCGCTCGCTGACCTCCACCGACGCCCTGAAGGCGTTCTACGCCAACGCCGGCGCGATCACCGCCGACACGACAATCGACGTGTCGCAGTCGGGGCCGGCCGTGACCACGATCGTCGGCGCGCTCAAGACCGGCAAGCCGGCGCCGCACGTGGCGCTCTCCTCGAAGGCGCTCGACCTGATGGGCAGGCTCTCCCAGCAGCTGCTCAGCGGTTCGATCAGTGTCGACGACGTCGTGAAGCAGATGGCCGCCGCGGACACGGCGGGCTGA
- a CDS encoding amidohydrolase family protein, producing MTQTSPAGRPGIVDAHHHLWVRARHPQPWIDPDTMAAIDNDFTPADLAPAARAAGVTETVVVQSIASVAETEHLLGIAADDPLISGVVGWVNLTADDIDERLDRLRAARGGERLVSIRHLVQSEPDPAYLDRRDVRRGIAAVGAAGLAYDLLVRDHQLPAATRLARDLPEVSFVLDHLGKPALGTGGLGDWPTHLRALAAEPNVTAKLSGLVTEVDGSSWTADDLRPAVDHALAVFGPDRLMFGSDWPVCLLASSYTRWVAVLADLVQRLGDEEQAAIWRETALRAYRLEAS from the coding sequence ATGACGCAGACCTCGCCGGCCGGGCGCCCCGGCATCGTCGACGCCCACCACCATCTCTGGGTCCGTGCGCGACACCCGCAACCCTGGATCGACCCGGACACGATGGCGGCGATCGACAACGACTTCACCCCGGCGGACCTCGCCCCGGCAGCACGGGCCGCCGGCGTCACCGAGACCGTCGTCGTGCAGTCCATCGCCTCAGTGGCGGAGACGGAACACCTGCTCGGCATCGCGGCCGACGACCCGCTCATCAGCGGAGTCGTCGGCTGGGTCAACCTCACCGCAGACGACATCGACGAGCGCCTCGACCGGCTCCGGGCGGCACGCGGCGGGGAGCGGCTGGTAAGCATCCGGCACCTCGTCCAGTCCGAACCCGACCCGGCGTACCTCGACCGACGCGACGTCCGGCGGGGCATCGCGGCGGTCGGCGCGGCCGGCCTCGCCTACGACCTGCTGGTCCGCGACCACCAGCTGCCGGCGGCCACCCGGCTCGCCCGCGACCTGCCCGAGGTGTCGTTCGTCCTGGACCACCTCGGCAAACCGGCGCTCGGCACGGGGGGCCTCGGCGACTGGCCGACCCACCTGCGGGCGCTCGCCGCGGAACCGAACGTCACCGCGAAGCTCTCCGGGCTGGTGACCGAGGTGGACGGATCATCCTGGACGGCCGACGACCTGCGGCCGGCCGTCGACCACGCGCTCGCCGTGTTCGGCCCGGACCGGCTCATGTTCGGCTCGGACTGGCCGGTGTGCCTGCTCGCCAGCTCCTACACCAGGTGGGTCGCCGTGCTCGCCGACCTGGTGCAACGACTCGGTGACGAGGAGCAGGCGGCGATCTGGCGGGAAACCGCCCTCCGTGCCTACCGGTTGGAGGCGTCATGA
- a CDS encoding carbohydrate ABC transporter permease, producing MPPTSRDRAVPRRVAGGRRAEMLAPFVLVAPAVLILVLLRLYPLLLGVNFSFTGDGDRDGAMVGFDNYVDLLQDPLFQGALRNVGLLVLLLPVAVAIPGLLATFIYLRVPGHRFYRSVYFFPAVLSPVIVGAIFNLLLSFDGPVNSILGAVGIGPVDWLGDPDVAMFAVVGVHVWATFGMALVVFLAGFATLDSALLDAARVDGASLTQVIWHVIIPSLSRTIQFVFVTTMIGMLTSMFGLLYVMTSGGPEGSTYLPEYYIWIQQGQMNRPALASAASTVLFVIMLVVGLLQLKLLRRAGRED from the coding sequence GTGCCACCGACGTCTCGCGACCGTGCCGTTCCCCGGCGCGTCGCCGGCGGCCGTCGCGCCGAGATGCTCGCGCCCTTCGTGCTTGTCGCGCCGGCCGTCCTGATCCTCGTGCTGTTGCGGCTGTACCCGCTGCTGCTCGGCGTCAACTTCTCCTTCACCGGCGACGGCGACCGCGACGGGGCGATGGTCGGCTTCGACAACTACGTCGACCTGTTGCAGGACCCGCTGTTCCAGGGCGCCCTGCGCAACGTGGGACTGCTGGTGCTGCTCCTGCCGGTGGCGGTGGCCATCCCGGGTCTGCTCGCCACCTTCATCTACCTGCGCGTCCCCGGCCACCGGTTCTACCGCAGCGTCTACTTCTTCCCGGCCGTGCTGTCGCCGGTCATCGTCGGCGCGATCTTCAACCTGTTGCTCTCGTTCGACGGCCCGGTCAACAGCATCCTCGGCGCGGTGGGCATCGGCCCGGTGGACTGGCTCGGTGACCCGGACGTCGCCATGTTCGCGGTCGTCGGCGTGCACGTGTGGGCGACCTTCGGCATGGCCCTGGTCGTGTTCCTCGCGGGCTTCGCGACCCTGGACTCCGCGCTGCTTGACGCCGCGCGGGTGGATGGCGCGTCCCTGACCCAGGTCATCTGGCACGTGATCATCCCCAGCCTCTCCCGCACCATCCAGTTCGTCTTCGTGACCACGATGATCGGGATGCTGACGTCCATGTTCGGCCTGCTCTACGTCATGACCAGTGGCGGCCCGGAGGGCTCGACGTACCTGCCGGAGTACTACATCTGGATCCAGCAGGGGCAGATGAACAGGCCGGCGCTCGCGTCGGCCGCGTCCACCGTCCTCTTCGTCATCATGCTCGTCGTCGGGCTGTTGCAACTCAAGCTGCTCCGACGAGCGGGGAGGGAAGACTGA
- a CDS encoding carbohydrate ABC transporter permease: MSRVRLGRWLLVIPMGLLALATIYPLLFTANVAMKTRREYILDRFSLADSLRFENITTAWTSVGMGRYAVNSVLVVACSVFLLLLFGSMAGFALSQLRFRGSNALFIGCLAALFIPFQVIMVPLARVMADSGLVDTYPGLILAYVAQFLPFTVFLMTSYYKTIPAEIVDAARIDGNTVYGVYRRIMLPLGAPALLSVGILNTLFCWNDVLISLLLMPSADHRTLMVGVTSLRGQYSEDIPTFASGVLIAAIPVLAVYLFLQRQIADGVAAGSTKG; this comes from the coding sequence ATGTCCCGCGTCCGACTGGGCAGATGGCTGCTCGTGATCCCGATGGGGCTCCTCGCGCTCGCGACGATCTACCCGCTGCTGTTCACGGCGAACGTCGCCATGAAGACCCGGCGGGAGTACATTCTCGACCGCTTCTCACTTGCGGACTCGCTGCGCTTCGAGAACATCACCACGGCGTGGACAAGCGTCGGCATGGGCCGCTACGCCGTCAACTCGGTCCTCGTGGTGGCCTGCTCGGTGTTCCTGCTGCTGCTGTTCGGATCGATGGCCGGCTTCGCGCTGAGCCAACTGCGATTCCGGGGCTCGAACGCGTTGTTCATCGGCTGCCTCGCGGCGCTCTTCATCCCCTTCCAGGTGATCATGGTGCCGCTGGCCCGGGTCATGGCGGACAGCGGCCTCGTCGACACGTACCCGGGGCTGATCCTCGCGTACGTCGCGCAGTTCCTGCCCTTCACGGTCTTCCTGATGACCAGCTACTACAAGACCATCCCGGCGGAGATCGTCGACGCGGCCCGGATCGACGGCAACACCGTGTACGGCGTCTACCGGCGGATCATGCTGCCGCTCGGTGCTCCGGCGCTGCTCTCGGTAGGCATCCTCAACACGCTGTTCTGCTGGAACGACGTGCTCATCTCGTTGCTGCTGATGCCGTCGGCCGACCACCGCACCCTCATGGTCGGGGTGACCTCGCTGCGGGGGCAGTACTCCGAGGACATTCCCACGTTCGCCTCCGGGGTGCTCATCGCCGCGATCCCCGTCCTGGCGGTCTACCTGTTCCTTCAGCGCCAGATCGCCGACGGCGTCGCCGCTGGTTCCACGAAAGGCTGA
- a CDS encoding aldo/keto reductase: MTSRALPHRPAVRLTALGFGAAQGGNLYRGTSDDEFAAAVDAAWAAGIRYFDTAPHYGLGLSERRLGDALRSRPRDEYVVSTKVGRLLVPSPETAGERDSEGFDVPADKRRVWDFSRDGVRRSLEASLERTGLDRVDVVYLHDPDEHWEQAATEAVPALVELRDQGVIGAIGAGMNQSAMLARFVEQTDIDVVMCAGRYTLLEQGALDDLLPAAQARGVGVVIAGVYNSGLLARDQPPADAVYNYQQAPPELIERARRIAAVCQAYGVTLPQAALAFVRRHPTVVSTVVGLRDAAQVTETLRRSDVKVPEQLWAALRDAGLLGG, encoded by the coding sequence ATGACGAGCCGGGCGCTGCCCCACCGGCCGGCGGTCCGCCTCACCGCGCTGGGCTTCGGCGCCGCCCAGGGCGGCAACCTGTACCGGGGGACGTCGGACGACGAGTTCGCCGCCGCCGTCGACGCCGCCTGGGCCGCCGGCATCAGGTACTTCGACACCGCGCCGCACTACGGCCTCGGCCTGTCCGAGCGGCGGTTGGGCGACGCGCTGCGGTCCCGGCCGCGCGACGAGTACGTGGTGTCGACGAAGGTCGGGCGGCTGCTCGTACCCTCGCCGGAGACCGCGGGGGAGCGCGACTCGGAGGGCTTCGACGTGCCGGCCGACAAGCGGCGGGTCTGGGACTTCAGCCGCGACGGCGTACGCCGGTCGTTGGAGGCCAGCCTGGAACGCACCGGCCTGGACCGCGTGGACGTGGTGTACCTGCACGACCCGGACGAGCACTGGGAGCAGGCGGCGACCGAGGCGGTGCCCGCGCTTGTGGAACTGCGCGACCAGGGCGTCATCGGCGCGATCGGGGCCGGCATGAACCAGTCGGCGATGCTGGCCCGGTTCGTCGAGCAGACCGACATCGACGTGGTCATGTGCGCCGGCCGCTACACACTCCTCGAACAGGGCGCGCTCGACGACCTGCTGCCCGCCGCGCAGGCCCGTGGGGTCGGCGTGGTGATCGCCGGCGTCTACAACTCGGGTCTGCTGGCCCGCGACCAGCCGCCGGCGGACGCGGTCTACAACTACCAGCAGGCGCCGCCGGAGCTGATCGAGCGGGCCCGGCGGATCGCCGCGGTCTGTCAGGCGTACGGCGTCACGCTGCCGCAGGCGGCACTGGCGTTCGTCCGCCGGCATCCGACAGTGGTCTCGACAGTTGTCGGCCTGCGCGACGCCGCCCAGGTGACCGAGACCCTGCGCCGGTCGGACGTGAAGGTGCCGGAGCAGCTCTGGGCGGCGCTGCGCGATGCCGGGCTGCTCGGCGGGTGA
- a CDS encoding mandelate racemase/muconate lactonizing enzyme family protein has product MRITGYRTLTTVQEWGRPVGDANGVFPDGVTTVPITIVETDAGISGVGLGPHVEIEKIFPAIEGEDPRAVTTLYDRMLRHTFKAGHGGPVFGTIGALDTALWDIKAQLAGEPLWRLLGGRDRRVPAYASGLDIGLTDDELVAEYEVYAGLGLRAAKLKGGLDIERDRHRLGLVRDVLTEAGHGRRPGLMLDVNEAWSRKQAVRHVAELERTLDLIWIEEPVRRWDAEGLAAVGRGVRASVATGENLTGLEQYRPLIGAGAVDIVQMAAVWGVTHFLRVAALAHAHDLPVSPIGNIPVGLLHAATSVPNHLVSELQDLRPPAGIGLDLHVEDGAFILGDTPGLGIQIDEVAIAAAGHRAGSQAAHSPNVRPERAGKRLLAVAEHMPTAPPVRVDALLADAVAAQNDVAPLRH; this is encoded by the coding sequence ATGCGCATCACCGGGTATCGAACCCTCACCACGGTCCAGGAGTGGGGCCGGCCCGTCGGGGACGCCAACGGCGTGTTCCCCGACGGCGTCACGACGGTGCCGATCACCATCGTCGAGACCGACGCGGGGATCAGCGGCGTCGGCCTGGGACCGCACGTGGAGATCGAGAAGATCTTCCCGGCCATCGAGGGGGAAGATCCCCGCGCGGTGACCACCCTGTACGACCGGATGCTCCGGCACACCTTCAAGGCCGGTCACGGCGGCCCGGTGTTCGGGACGATCGGCGCCCTGGACACGGCACTGTGGGACATCAAGGCGCAGCTCGCCGGTGAGCCGCTCTGGCGGCTGCTCGGCGGACGGGACCGGCGCGTCCCCGCCTACGCGTCCGGGCTCGACATCGGTCTGACCGACGACGAGCTCGTCGCGGAGTACGAGGTCTACGCGGGGTTGGGCCTGCGTGCCGCGAAGCTCAAGGGCGGTCTCGACATCGAGCGGGATCGACACCGGCTCGGGTTGGTGCGGGACGTGCTGACCGAGGCGGGCCACGGCCGGCGGCCCGGTCTGATGCTCGACGTCAACGAGGCGTGGTCGCGCAAGCAGGCCGTCCGGCACGTGGCCGAGCTGGAACGCACCCTCGATCTGATCTGGATCGAGGAGCCGGTCCGCCGCTGGGACGCCGAGGGTCTGGCCGCGGTCGGCCGGGGCGTCCGAGCCTCGGTCGCCACCGGCGAGAACCTCACAGGCCTGGAGCAGTACCGCCCGCTGATCGGGGCGGGCGCTGTCGACATCGTCCAGATGGCCGCCGTCTGGGGCGTCACCCACTTCCTGCGGGTGGCGGCCCTGGCACATGCCCACGACCTGCCGGTCAGCCCCATCGGCAACATCCCCGTCGGGCTGCTGCACGCCGCCACCTCGGTGCCGAACCACCTGGTCAGCGAGCTACAGGATCTGCGGCCGCCCGCGGGCATCGGCCTCGACCTGCACGTCGAGGACGGCGCGTTCATCCTCGGCGACACGCCGGGCCTGGGCATCCAGATCGACGAGGTGGCGATCGCGGCGGCCGGACACCGAGCCGGCAGCCAGGCCGCGCACAGCCCGAACGTCCGACCGGAACGGGCGGGCAAACGCCTGCTGGCGGTGGCCGAGCACATGCCCACCGCCCCACCGGTCCGGGTCGACGCCCTGCTCGCCGACGCCGTCGCCGCGCAGAACGACGTGGCGCCCCTGCGGCACTGA
- a CDS encoding zinc-dependent alcohol dehydrogenase → MKAVVYRGARDLGIEDRAPEPPGPGQVRIAVAYTGICGTDLHIFHGDMDARVGASAVIGHEMSGRVAALGDGVDGLTVGQPVTVMPTRACGRCAACRRGNSHICHAMNFLGIDSPGAMQSSWTVPAELVLPLPDDLPLDHAALVEPVAVAVHDVGRAKVTSGDHVVVVGGGPVGVLIAAVAQARGAEVLLVEPDGFRRGVASGIGIEAVDPGPTDVVALVDERTGGAGADVAFEVSGSAAGVGTAVDVLTTRGRLVMVAIHPQPRPVNLHRFFWRELELLGARLYQREDVVEAIRLVAAGAIPAQELISRVLPVAGVTDAFTALEGGGGVMKVLLDWREEGR, encoded by the coding sequence GTGAAGGCAGTTGTCTACCGGGGTGCGCGTGATCTCGGGATCGAGGATCGCGCCCCCGAACCGCCGGGCCCCGGCCAGGTGCGGATCGCGGTGGCGTACACCGGGATCTGCGGCACGGACCTGCACATCTTCCACGGCGACATGGACGCCCGGGTGGGCGCGTCGGCGGTGATCGGGCACGAGATGTCCGGCCGGGTCGCCGCGCTGGGCGACGGCGTCGACGGCCTGACCGTCGGGCAGCCCGTCACAGTGATGCCGACCCGCGCCTGCGGGCGGTGCGCGGCGTGCCGCCGCGGCAATTCGCACATCTGCCACGCCATGAACTTCCTCGGCATCGACTCGCCCGGTGCGATGCAGTCCTCGTGGACCGTGCCGGCCGAGTTGGTGCTTCCGCTCCCCGACGACCTGCCGTTGGACCACGCGGCGCTCGTCGAGCCGGTCGCGGTCGCGGTGCACGACGTCGGACGGGCGAAGGTGACGTCCGGAGACCACGTGGTCGTCGTCGGCGGCGGCCCGGTGGGCGTCCTCATCGCGGCCGTCGCCCAGGCGCGTGGGGCGGAGGTCCTGCTCGTCGAACCGGACGGCTTCCGGCGCGGGGTCGCGTCGGGGATCGGGATCGAGGCTGTGGACCCGGGTCCGACCGATGTGGTGGCCCTCGTCGACGAGCGGACCGGGGGCGCGGGCGCGGACGTCGCGTTCGAGGTGTCCGGTTCCGCCGCCGGGGTCGGCACGGCCGTGGACGTGCTGACCACCCGGGGTCGGCTGGTGATGGTGGCGATCCACCCGCAGCCGCGTCCGGTGAACCTGCACCGGTTCTTCTGGCGGGAGCTGGAGTTGCTGGGCGCGCGGTTGTACCAGCGCGAGGACGTGGTGGAGGCGATCCGGCTTGTCGCGGCGGGCGCCATTCCCGCCCAGGAGCTGATCTCCCGGGTGCTCCCCGTGGCCGGCGTCACGGACGCGTTCACGGCTCTGGAGGGTGGTGGCGGCGTCATGAAGGTGCTGCTCGACTGGCGGGAGGAGGGCCGATGA